From one Lycium ferocissimum isolate CSIRO_LF1 chromosome 7, AGI_CSIRO_Lferr_CH_V1, whole genome shotgun sequence genomic stretch:
- the LOC132063977 gene encoding MADS-box protein SOC1-like: MVRGKTQMRRIENATSRQVTFSKRRNGLLKKAFELSVLCDAEVGLVIFSPRGKLYEFASSSMQEIIERYKRHTKDKVQHENQSAEVNMQHTKHETASLMKKIELLESSKRKLLLGEGLGSCSLEAVQQIEKQLERSLSIIRARKMQVFREQMERLKEKEKALAAENAMLREKFGGLQQRQKSSGEKDGEGGSDKSDVETELFIGPPHESRIRRP, from the exons ATGGTGAGAGGGAAGACTCAGATGAGGCGTATAGAGAACGCCACAAGCAGGCAAGTCACTTTCTCAAAGCGCAGAAATGGTTTGCTCAAGAAAGCTTTTGAACTTTCAGTTCTTTGCGATGCTGAGGTTGGATTGGTTATTTTTTCTCCAAGAGGAAAACTCTATGAATTTGCTAGCTCAAG CATGCAGGAGATAATCGAACGCTATAAGAGGCATACTAAAGACAAAgttcaacatgaaaatcaaTCTGCGGAAGTGAATATGCAG CATACGAAGCATGAGACAGCAAGTTTGATGAAGAAGATAGAGCTCCTTGAATCATCTAAAAG GAAGCTCCTCTTGGGAGAAGGTTTGGGGTCGTGCAGCCTTGAAGCAGTACAGCAAATAGAGAAACAGTTGGAGCGCAGTCTCAGCATCATCCGGGCTCGAAAG ATGCAAGTCTTTAGGGAACAGATGGAAAGattgaaagaaaag GAGAAAGCCCTTGCAGCTGAAAATGCAATGCTGAGGGAGAAG TTTGGAGGGCTTCAACAGAGACAAAAATCAAGTGGGGAGAAGGATGGAGAAGGCGGTAGCGATAAATCAGATGTGGAGACTGAATTGTTTATCGGACCACCTCATGAATCCAGAATAAGGCGTCCCTAG